Proteins from a genomic interval of Parvivirga hydrogeniphila:
- a CDS encoding glycosyltransferase produces MRIVIVTDTYVPEVNGVVTAIATHTRLLAERGHEILIIAPRYGEHVDEPQRGVRIERYPAFSFVTNKATRVALPAIASVTRKIKAFDPDLVHVHTPLSLGVVGLLAAKALRLPIVQTYHTYIPDFMQYLEISRLLGIDTLQERVVNSLVFERVLESGLWQRIVKSRALIETGLDDFAEAWLGITADVNQSTPELTARLAWRYTRLLYNRSDLVLTPSVTLKRELMRHGVTAPVDHLSNGIDLALVRVKESYARSGRLVHAGRLGYEKNVDVVVKAFARALAHGVDATLDVVGDGPARDSLERLASRLGIEGRVRFLGFVARDELVQRYWEYDAFVTASTIETQGIVLLEAMASGLPVIGVRALAIPEIVRTGRSGIVVAPGDVQSLARAIERLESDDALRERMGRAARGDVQRHEIGLVVSELEELYRQTAAAAGAGLPVEA; encoded by the coding sequence GTGCGCATCGTCATCGTCACCGACACCTACGTGCCGGAGGTCAACGGCGTCGTCACCGCCATCGCGACGCACACGCGTCTGCTTGCGGAGCGCGGCCACGAGATCCTCATCATCGCGCCGCGCTACGGGGAGCACGTCGACGAACCGCAGCGGGGCGTCCGGATCGAGCGGTACCCCGCGTTCAGCTTCGTGACGAACAAGGCGACGCGCGTGGCGCTGCCCGCCATCGCGTCGGTCACGCGCAAGATCAAGGCGTTCGATCCCGACCTCGTGCACGTGCACACGCCGCTCTCGCTCGGCGTGGTGGGGCTGCTTGCCGCGAAGGCGCTCAGGCTGCCGATCGTGCAGACCTACCACACCTACATCCCCGACTTCATGCAGTACCTCGAGATCTCGCGGCTGCTCGGCATCGACACGCTCCAGGAGCGCGTGGTGAACTCGCTCGTGTTCGAGCGCGTGCTGGAGTCCGGTCTGTGGCAGCGGATCGTGAAGTCGCGCGCGCTCATCGAAACGGGCCTCGATGACTTCGCCGAGGCGTGGCTCGGCATCACGGCCGACGTGAATCAGAGCACCCCGGAGCTCACGGCGCGATTGGCGTGGCGGTACACGCGGTTGCTGTACAACCGTTCCGACCTCGTTCTCACCCCATCGGTCACCCTCAAGCGCGAGCTGATGCGCCACGGCGTGACCGCGCCCGTGGACCACCTGAGCAACGGCATCGACCTTGCGCTCGTGCGCGTGAAGGAGTCGTACGCCAGGAGCGGTCGGCTCGTGCACGCAGGGCGGCTCGGCTACGAGAAGAACGTCGACGTCGTCGTGAAGGCGTTCGCCCGCGCGCTCGCGCACGGCGTCGACGCGACGCTGGATGTCGTGGGCGACGGCCCGGCGCGGGACTCGCTGGAACGGCTCGCGTCCCGGTTGGGCATCGAGGGCCGCGTGCGGTTCCTCGGCTTCGTGGCACGCGACGAGCTCGTGCAGCGTTACTGGGAGTACGACGCGTTCGTCACGGCGAGCACCATCGAGACGCAAGGCATCGTGCTGCTCGAAGCGATGGCGTCGGGCCTGCCGGTGATAGGCGTCCGCGCGCTCGCCATACCCGAGATCGTGCGCACCGGAAGGAGCGGCATCGTCGTGGCTCCTGGCGACGTCCAGTCGCTCGCTCGCGCCATCGAGCGCCTCGAGAGCGACGATGCGCTGCGGGAGCGCATGGGCCGCGCCGCACGGGGCGACGTGCAGCGGCACGAGATCGGGCTCGTGGTGAGCGAACTCGAGGAGCTGTACCGCCAGACGGCGGCAGCGGCGGGAGCGGGCCTGCCTGTCGAGGCGTAA
- a CDS encoding ferredoxin, with amino-acid sequence MKPTVDRALCIGCRLCEDTCPDVFRIDEGGLAYVLRSDPPHELYGDVKAAAEICPTNAISIQAV; translated from the coding sequence ATGAAACCGACAGTCGACCGCGCGCTGTGCATCGGGTGCAGGCTGTGCGAAGACACCTGCCCGGACGTGTTCCGCATCGATGAGGGCGGGCTTGCGTACGTGTTGCGGAGCGACCCACCGCACGAGCTGTACGGAGATGTCAAGGCGGCCGCCGAGATCTGCCCGACGAACGCCATCAGCATCCAGGCCGTCTGA
- a CDS encoding GNAT family N-acetyltransferase, translated as MRIRPATPDDAAAIAAIYNHAVENTTATFDTEPVTAESRKTWLAARGPEHPVVVAEDGEAVVGWAALSPWSDRCAYRSSVEMSVYVDPQHHRRGIGRALAEHLIGVAPSLGVHAILARICTENAPSLAMVEKLGFEPCGVQREVGRKFDRWLDVAVYELLLD; from the coding sequence ATGCGCATCAGACCCGCCACGCCTGACGACGCCGCGGCCATCGCGGCCATCTACAACCACGCCGTCGAGAACACGACCGCCACCTTCGACACGGAGCCGGTGACTGCCGAGAGCAGGAAGACGTGGCTTGCGGCGCGCGGTCCCGAACACCCCGTCGTGGTCGCCGAGGACGGCGAGGCGGTGGTCGGGTGGGCGGCGCTCTCGCCGTGGTCGGACAGGTGCGCGTACCGCTCGAGCGTGGAGATGTCGGTCTACGTCGACCCGCAGCACCACCGGCGCGGCATCGGCCGTGCGCTCGCCGAGCACCTGATCGGCGTCGCGCCGTCCTTGGGCGTGCACGCGATACTGGCACGCATCTGCACGGAGAATGCGCCCAGCCTCGCGATGGTCGAGAAGCTCGGATTCGAGCCGTGCGGCGTCCAGCGCGAGGTCGGCCGGAAGTTCGACCGCTGGCTTGACGTCGCCGTCTACGAGCTCCTGCTGGACTGA
- a CDS encoding 3-isopropylmalate dehydratase large subunit, whose amino-acid sequence MIAIPGKTIAEKILSAHSGTDARAGDIVVADIDFVMGQDGTSPLAIRALERMGVEGVFDPTKVALVIDHSAPSPLEGVSALHTVMREFGKRTGAKVYDIGCGVCHQLIPENGHVVPGDLMVGCDSHTCTYGALNVFSTGVGSTDGAAAMASGKLWFKVPETMRVTYTGELKPGVFSKDLILYLAGQIGADGATYMALEFDGPVIDALSVEARMTISNMAIEVGAKAGLMRADAKTLAWYEGRSERTPAPVEPDPDAVYARTIEIDASTVGPQIAKPHSVDNVSPVEEVEGTPIQQGYLGTCTNGRLEDLAIAASILAGRRVHPDVRFIVAPASRRILLDAIEAGYIQTLVEAGAALVTPGCGPCVGTHNGVPSDGENVISTANRNFKGRMGNSNAFIYLGSPATVAASVIEGKITDPRRYLG is encoded by the coding sequence GTGATTGCGATTCCTGGAAAGACCATCGCCGAGAAGATCTTGTCGGCCCACTCGGGAACGGACGCCAGGGCAGGAGACATCGTCGTCGCTGACATCGACTTCGTGATGGGGCAGGACGGCACCTCGCCGCTCGCCATCCGCGCGCTCGAACGTATGGGCGTCGAGGGCGTGTTCGACCCTACGAAGGTCGCGCTGGTGATCGACCACTCCGCACCGAGCCCGCTCGAGGGCGTAAGCGCGCTCCACACCGTGATGCGGGAGTTCGGCAAGCGCACGGGCGCGAAGGTGTACGACATCGGCTGCGGCGTGTGCCACCAGCTCATCCCCGAGAACGGGCACGTGGTGCCGGGCGACCTCATGGTCGGGTGCGACAGCCACACCTGCACGTACGGCGCGCTCAACGTCTTCTCCACCGGCGTCGGCTCCACGGACGGCGCCGCGGCGATGGCGTCAGGCAAGCTTTGGTTCAAAGTGCCCGAGACGATGCGCGTGACCTACACTGGCGAGCTCAAGCCAGGCGTCTTCAGCAAGGACCTCATCTTGTACCTTGCGGGGCAGATCGGAGCTGACGGCGCGACGTACATGGCGCTGGAGTTCGACGGGCCGGTCATCGACGCGCTGTCGGTGGAGGCGCGCATGACCATCTCCAACATGGCGATCGAGGTGGGCGCGAAGGCAGGCCTCATGCGGGCCGACGCCAAGACGCTCGCCTGGTACGAGGGCCGGAGCGAGCGGACGCCCGCGCCGGTGGAGCCGGACCCGGACGCCGTGTACGCGCGCACGATCGAGATCGACGCGAGCACGGTGGGCCCGCAGATCGCCAAACCTCACTCGGTCGACAACGTCTCGCCCGTCGAGGAGGTCGAGGGGACGCCGATCCAGCAAGGCTACCTCGGCACCTGCACGAACGGTCGCCTGGAGGACCTCGCGATCGCTGCGAGCATCCTTGCGGGTCGCCGCGTGCACCCGGACGTGCGGTTCATCGTCGCGCCGGCGTCTCGCAGGATCCTGCTCGACGCCATCGAGGCAGGCTACATCCAGACGCTCGTGGAGGCAGGGGCCGCGCTCGTCACGCCCGGGTGCGGGCCGTGCGTCGGCACGCACAACGGCGTCCCGTCGGACGGGGAGAACGTGATCTCCACGGCAAACCGCAACTTCAAGGGCCGCATGGGCAACTCCAACGCGTTCATCTACCTCGGAAGCCCCGCCACGGTGGCGGCTTCGGTCATCGAGGGGAAGATCACCGACCCGCGCAGGTACCTGGGCTAG
- a CDS encoding 3-isopropylmalate dehydratase small subunit has translation MSTIRARAFKYGDDINTDYIISGKYKFKSADMEAMAVHAMEDLDPDYYAKVKPEGGILVAGKNFGMGSSREQAPLVLIHSNTKAVLAKSFARIFFRNAINTGLPVVECDTDLIDDGDELEIDLEGGIVRDLTKGVEVPFSPLPPVMAQLLADGGLVEHFKKHGGFAV, from the coding sequence ATGTCGACCATCCGCGCACGCGCGTTCAAGTACGGCGACGACATCAACACCGACTACATCATCTCCGGCAAGTACAAGTTCAAGTCCGCCGACATGGAGGCCATGGCCGTCCACGCGATGGAGGACCTCGACCCCGACTACTACGCCAAAGTGAAGCCCGAAGGCGGCATCCTGGTGGCGGGCAAGAACTTCGGCATGGGCTCAAGCCGCGAGCAGGCGCCGCTCGTGCTCATCCACAGCAACACGAAGGCCGTGCTCGCCAAGAGCTTCGCGCGCATCTTCTTCCGCAACGCCATCAACACCGGGCTGCCGGTCGTGGAGTGCGACACCGACCTCATCGACGACGGCGACGAGCTCGAGATCGACCTCGAGGGCGGCATCGTGCGCGACCTCACCAAAGGCGTCGAGGTCCCGTTCTCGCCGCTGCCGCCGGTGATGGCGCAGCTTCTCGCCGACGGCGGGCTCGTCGAGCACTTCAAGAAGCACGGCGGGTTCGCGGTCTAG
- a CDS encoding cell wall-binding repeat-containing protein: MTLSLLAAVTGFSSPARALHATAAREIWVSPEGDDATGDGTRAKPFRSITKGIAVSATGDTVWVMPGDYSTATGEVFPLFPKSGTSIKGFGPTRPRVVGDGANPTFTLLDCNEDTILDFLEMDGDGLTASTPYAGVTIWGNASTGGPRIFDCWIHDFRSTSGIGAGGIAMFGLTGTDLLTVLLYRCRIEQNQSAGSGGGVYATGDSGASVGVAKCSIVRNTSGGAGGVASIGGVELTVFQTYIAYNHATTVGGISASSNARLMIGDCIITNNWADSGPRAIAINAVPEYVIELSTVAMNGPSGSPNAAISVAGSTGQVHGSIVWGHQSKDLSGCSATYSCIEDTAISDTGVMHTDPKFYWDGAMHGWRLAADSPCKDTVERTSDSPPVDFDGNPRFQKSVSTAPELADMGAFEIASYEVERWSGADRYKTACAAWETLEDPAWPRFRWAVLATGENFPDALSASALAGAIEGPLLLTRRDSLPASVTAFLEDHQIRGVYIVGGTGAVSSAVQTELLTHVDAVTRISGADRYATAANVAREVKRLAFPDTNASKVMVARGDSFPDALAAAPMAYTMRYPIVLTRTTALPDQTRSVLADLAPEHVAILGGTGAVSNAVELDIEAIVGYDAQRFSGTDRYETAKLVADDSLRWGATFAQRPGIATGQNFPDGLSGGAALGALSSPLLLTRTTSLPPYTHDYLDALGTWAHRVIVIGGTGAVSSSTAAAALAAIR; the protein is encoded by the coding sequence TTGACGTTGTCGCTGCTCGCAGCTGTCACGGGCTTCTCCAGCCCAGCACGCGCCCTGCACGCGACGGCCGCACGAGAGATCTGGGTCTCACCCGAAGGCGATGACGCGACCGGCGACGGCACGCGTGCGAAGCCGTTCCGCAGCATCACGAAAGGGATCGCTGTATCAGCAACCGGCGACACGGTGTGGGTGATGCCGGGCGATTACAGCACCGCCACAGGCGAGGTCTTCCCGCTCTTCCCGAAGTCAGGCACCAGCATCAAAGGGTTCGGACCCACGCGGCCGAGGGTCGTCGGCGATGGCGCCAACCCCACCTTCACGCTCCTCGACTGCAATGAGGACACCATCCTGGACTTCCTGGAGATGGACGGCGACGGGTTGACAGCATCCACGCCGTACGCAGGCGTGACCATCTGGGGCAACGCGAGCACAGGCGGGCCGCGGATCTTCGACTGCTGGATACACGACTTCCGATCCACGAGCGGCATCGGCGCCGGCGGCATCGCGATGTTCGGACTGACAGGCACCGACCTTCTGACCGTGCTGCTGTACCGCTGCCGCATAGAGCAGAACCAGAGCGCGGGATCGGGCGGCGGCGTGTATGCTACTGGCGACAGCGGAGCGAGCGTCGGCGTCGCGAAGTGCTCCATCGTGCGCAACACGTCCGGAGGCGCTGGTGGCGTCGCGTCCATCGGCGGCGTGGAGCTGACCGTCTTCCAGACGTACATCGCCTACAATCACGCGACCACCGTGGGAGGCATCTCCGCGTCCAGCAACGCTCGCCTCATGATCGGCGACTGCATCATCACCAACAACTGGGCCGACTCCGGTCCCCGCGCCATCGCCATCAACGCGGTCCCCGAGTACGTGATCGAGCTCTCGACCGTGGCCATGAACGGGCCCTCGGGCTCGCCGAATGCTGCGATCAGCGTCGCCGGAAGCACCGGGCAGGTGCACGGGTCGATCGTGTGGGGTCACCAGTCCAAGGACCTGTCGGGGTGCTCGGCGACCTACTCGTGCATCGAAGACACCGCCATCTCGGACACTGGGGTGATGCACACGGATCCGAAGTTCTACTGGGACGGGGCGATGCACGGCTGGCGCCTCGCGGCGGATTCGCCGTGCAAGGACACCGTCGAGCGGACGTCCGATTCGCCGCCTGTCGATTTCGACGGGAACCCCCGATTCCAGAAGTCCGTGAGCACGGCTCCCGAGTTGGCGGACATGGGCGCGTTCGAAATCGCGAGCTACGAGGTCGAGCGGTGGTCCGGCGCCGACCGGTACAAGACGGCGTGTGCGGCGTGGGAGACCCTCGAAGACCCGGCCTGGCCTCGGTTCCGCTGGGCGGTGCTTGCCACCGGTGAGAATTTCCCCGACGCATTGTCGGCCAGCGCGCTCGCAGGCGCGATCGAAGGTCCGCTGCTTCTGACCAGACGCGATTCGTTGCCGGCGTCGGTCACGGCGTTTCTGGAGGACCACCAGATCCGAGGCGTCTACATCGTCGGCGGCACCGGCGCCGTCAGCTCAGCGGTTCAAACCGAGCTTCTGACGCACGTGGACGCAGTCACGCGCATCAGCGGCGCGGACCGGTACGCGACCGCCGCCAACGTGGCACGCGAAGTCAAGCGCTTGGCGTTTCCTGACACGAACGCCTCGAAGGTGATGGTGGCGCGCGGAGACTCGTTCCCTGACGCGCTCGCGGCCGCGCCGATGGCGTACACGATGCGGTACCCCATCGTCTTGACGCGAACGACTGCCCTGCCGGATCAGACGCGGTCGGTGCTCGCCGACCTCGCGCCAGAGCACGTGGCGATCCTCGGCGGAACCGGAGCGGTGAGCAACGCGGTGGAGCTCGACATCGAGGCCATCGTCGGGTACGACGCGCAGCGTTTCAGCGGCACCGATCGCTACGAGACGGCAAAACTCGTCGCCGACGACAGCCTGCGGTGGGGCGCCACCTTCGCCCAACGACCAGGCATCGCCACGGGCCAGAACTTCCCTGACGGGCTTTCTGGCGGCGCTGCGCTCGGGGCGCTGAGCTCGCCGTTGCTGCTCACGCGCACGACGTCACTGCCCCCGTACACGCACGACTACCTCGACGCGCTCGGCACCTGGGCGCACCGGGTCATCGTGATAGGAGGCACCGGCGCCGTCAGCAGTTCGACGGCTGCAGCGGCGCTCGCTGCGATACGCTAG
- a CDS encoding type II toxin-antitoxin system Phd/YefM family antitoxin, producing MKFVSVRDLRSKSADIWRDLRDEREMVVTSNGRPVAVLAAVNESNLEETLAAFRRARAIDAVAALQRASVARGLDALSADDVEAEIAAVRKARTR from the coding sequence ATGAAGTTCGTGAGCGTGCGTGACCTGCGCAGCAAGTCTGCGGACATCTGGCGAGATCTCCGCGACGAGCGAGAGATGGTCGTCACCAGCAACGGCCGCCCGGTGGCTGTCCTTGCAGCAGTCAACGAGTCGAACCTGGAGGAGACCCTCGCGGCCTTCCGTCGCGCACGTGCGATCGATGCGGTGGCCGCGCTGCAGCGCGCATCGGTCGCTCGTGGGCTTGATGCTCTCTCCGCTGATGACGTCGAGGCCGAGATCGCTGCCGTCCGTAAGGCGCGCACTCGTTGA
- a CDS encoding putative toxin-antitoxin system toxin component, PIN family, with product MRIVLDTNVLVAGLLSPYGPPGEIVRLVSSGEVTLCFDARILAEYSEVLARPRFEFDPDDVAALLDYVEFSGEIVAPRPLAALLPDPDDEPFLEVASACGADCLITGNLAHFPPELRAGVRVVSPAEFVALMRSEGSER from the coding sequence TTGAGGATCGTCCTTGACACCAACGTGCTGGTCGCGGGCCTGCTGTCGCCTTACGGACCGCCTGGCGAGATCGTACGGCTGGTGTCATCCGGTGAGGTGACGCTGTGCTTCGACGCGCGCATTCTCGCTGAGTACAGCGAGGTCCTCGCTCGCCCACGCTTCGAGTTCGATCCCGACGACGTGGCCGCTTTGCTCGATTATGTGGAATTCTCGGGCGAGATCGTCGCGCCTCGGCCTCTCGCAGCGCTCCTGCCAGATCCTGATGACGAGCCGTTTCTGGAGGTCGCGTCCGCCTGCGGCGCGGACTGTCTGATCACCGGGAACCTCGCGCACTTTCCTCCCGAGTTGCGCGCAGGCGTGCGGGTGGTGTCGCCTGCGGAGTTCGTGGCCTTGATGCGCTCCGAAGGTTCGGAGCGTTAG
- a CDS encoding isocitrate/isopropylmalate dehydrogenase family protein has protein sequence MAKHTVTLIPGDGIGPEITHAMTRVVEAAGVDIEWERVDAGAEVMDRYGTPLPDHVLESIRRNKVAIKGPITTPVGTGFRSVNVALRKELDLYACLRPSFTIPGTGARYDDVDLVIVRENTEDLYAGIEFEEGSEGAKRLIELIAADGAGTIRPDSGISVKPISVSATQRIVRFAFDYAIANGRKKVTAVHKANIMKHTDGLFLRVAREVAEEYAGSGIEFEDYIVDATCMQLVLHPEQWDVLVLPNLYGDIVSDLAAGLIGGLGIAPGANIGDECAVFEPVHGSAPKYAGKDMANPTAEILSAVLMLKHIGEREAAERVLAAVRTVLAEDVRVTYDIMRTRTGSTEGCVGTQAYADAIIEAMA, from the coding sequence GTGGCGAAGCATACGGTGACGCTCATCCCTGGCGATGGCATCGGCCCGGAGATCACGCACGCGATGACGCGAGTGGTCGAGGCGGCCGGCGTGGACATCGAGTGGGAGCGCGTCGACGCGGGCGCCGAGGTGATGGACAGGTACGGCACGCCGCTTCCCGACCACGTGCTCGAGTCGATCCGCCGCAATAAGGTCGCCATCAAAGGCCCCATCACGACGCCGGTGGGCACCGGTTTCCGCAGCGTGAACGTCGCGCTGCGCAAGGAGCTCGACCTGTACGCGTGCCTGCGCCCGTCGTTCACCATCCCGGGCACCGGCGCCCGCTACGACGACGTGGACCTCGTGATCGTGCGCGAGAACACCGAGGACCTGTACGCGGGCATCGAGTTCGAGGAGGGGAGCGAGGGCGCCAAGCGCCTCATCGAGCTTATCGCGGCCGACGGCGCAGGCACGATCCGGCCGGACTCCGGCATCTCCGTGAAGCCGATCTCCGTGAGCGCCACGCAGCGCATCGTGCGCTTCGCGTTCGACTACGCGATCGCCAACGGCAGGAAGAAAGTCACGGCCGTCCACAAGGCCAACATCATGAAGCACACCGACGGGCTGTTCTTGCGGGTGGCGCGCGAGGTGGCCGAGGAGTACGCCGGTTCCGGCATCGAGTTCGAGGACTACATCGTGGACGCCACCTGCATGCAGCTCGTGCTGCATCCGGAGCAGTGGGACGTGCTCGTGCTGCCGAACCTGTACGGCGACATCGTGAGCGACCTCGCGGCCGGCCTCATCGGCGGCCTCGGCATCGCGCCCGGTGCGAACATCGGCGACGAGTGCGCGGTGTTCGAGCCGGTGCACGGCAGCGCGCCGAAGTACGCCGGCAAGGACATGGCGAACCCGACGGCGGAGATCCTCTCGGCGGTGCTCATGCTCAAGCACATCGGCGAGCGCGAAGCGGCGGAGCGGGTGCTTGCAGCCGTGCGCACGGTGCTGGCCGAGGACGTCCGCGTCACGTACGACATCATGCGCACGCGCACCGGCTCGACAGAGGGGTGCGTGGGCACGCAGGCGTACGCCGACGCGATCATCGAGGCGATGGCGTAA
- a CDS encoding arginase family protein → MERPPRAHRLDARVGSLPVPRHRLGARDGGPDALRTAVNVPFEPYASDLDYLNAFDDVVAPAVRSFGPDLLVTQNGADALATDPLTHLALTLRGYHALVERLAALSHELCDGRMVAFGGGGYDWGSAVPRAWALLAYSLLDREPPRELLAEH, encoded by the coding sequence CTGGAACGACCGCCGCGTGCTCACCGTCTCGATGCACGAGTCGGGTCGCTTCCTGTTCCCCGGCACCGGCTGGGAGCGCGAGACGGCGGGCCCGACGCGCTGAGAACGGCCGTCAACGTGCCGTTCGAGCCGTACGCGAGCGACCTCGACTACCTGAACGCCTTCGACGACGTCGTCGCTCCCGCCGTGCGCTCGTTCGGGCCCGACCTGCTCGTGACGCAGAACGGCGCTGACGCGCTCGCCACCGACCCGCTCACCCACCTCGCCCTCACGCTTCGCGGCTACCACGCGCTCGTCGAGCGGCTCGCCGCGCTCAGCCACGAGCTCTGCGATGGGCGGATGGTCGCGTTCGGCGGCGGCGGGTACGACTGGGGCAGCGCCGTTCCGCGCGCGTGGGCGCTGCTCGCCTACTCGCTTCTCGACCGCGAGCCGCCCCGCGAGCTTCTCGCGGAGCACTGA
- a CDS encoding arginase family protein, translating into MRVSLVHSDELASYDLGVNHPLRPERFTRSVDLMRQLHLLDEGAIRIVPPRPASDDDLLRVHDAAYLATVKAAGADPDRFAPRRGIGPGDTPAFPHMHEASALVAGAAVVAFDEVLAARADRALSLAGGLHHAHRDRAAGFCVYNDVAVGIAWALAREPALRIAYVDIDAHHGDGVQEAFWNDRRVLTVSMHESGRFLFPGTGWERETAGPTR; encoded by the coding sequence GTGCGGGTCTCGCTCGTGCACTCGGATGAGTTGGCGTCGTACGACCTGGGAGTGAACCACCCCCTGCGGCCCGAGCGCTTCACGCGCTCCGTCGACCTCATGCGGCAGCTCCACCTGCTCGACGAAGGCGCCATCCGGATCGTCCCGCCGCGGCCCGCCTCCGACGATGACCTCCTGCGCGTGCACGACGCCGCCTATCTCGCCACCGTCAAGGCCGCCGGCGCCGACCCCGACCGCTTCGCCCCCAGACGCGGCATCGGCCCTGGCGACACGCCGGCGTTCCCGCACATGCACGAGGCCTCGGCGCTCGTCGCTGGCGCCGCCGTCGTCGCCTTCGACGAGGTGCTCGCCGCTCGCGCCGACCGCGCGCTGTCCCTCGCGGGCGGCCTGCACCACGCGCACCGCGACCGCGCCGCGGGCTTCTGCGTCTACAACGACGTGGCCGTCGGCATCGCCTGGGCGCTCGCGCGCGAACCGGCGCTGCGCATCGCCTACGTCGACATCGACGCCCACCACGGCGACGGCGTGCAGGAGGCGTTCTGGAACGACCGCCGCGTGCTCACCGTCTCGATGCACGAGTCGGGTCGCTTCCTGTTCCCCGGCACCGGCTGGGAGCGCGAGACGGCGGGCCCGACGCGCTGA
- a CDS encoding lipopolysaccharide biosynthesis protein, producing the protein MRGEGGRPEEVEGLTRKTLESAKWTYLSTFITAALQIIVTAALARLVAPSAFGLVAMAGLVLRFGQYFAQMGIGQALVQRQDLSRDHVAAGFWASVLIGSLFTLLVWSVSPLAAKAFNNPALSPVLKWMSLSFLISGTSTASNAVLRREMRFKAIAFTETVAYVVGYGGAVLLAFLGLGVWSLVFAGLCQSAVASVAYNAIRRTVSMPVIRLAPYRDLLAFGSLVSVISFFEFLNQNLDTLTVGRFLGATSLGYYNRALSVTGIPVYYLSTSLSKVVMPSLSRLQHDLKRVGRAYLRIIELFSGVGLPLVLGMSGAAREIVVVVLGPRWGPTILPMRIVAVAAGASMLSHFGGILMEAIARLRVKLALNIFQICVFALLLLFLSRHGLAGYAVAFASAQVLLLVVQTCDVVKITHLDWSDLLRVYRPGMLAGVASWALLYAESGAGRAIGAPAGLVLALQVLSGCAVLCLGGLLVDGGRLYGAMRPLLLESKSSILLRVVGVADSVAMKQRPRSS; encoded by the coding sequence GTGAGGGGAGAGGGGGGACGTCCAGAGGAAGTGGAAGGGCTGACCAGAAAGACCCTTGAGTCAGCGAAATGGACGTACCTTTCGACCTTCATCACGGCAGCACTGCAAATCATCGTGACAGCCGCTCTGGCACGACTTGTCGCGCCGAGCGCTTTCGGTCTTGTCGCGATGGCAGGACTTGTTCTGCGCTTCGGTCAATACTTCGCTCAGATGGGTATTGGACAGGCGCTGGTACAGCGCCAGGATCTCTCGCGAGACCACGTCGCCGCTGGGTTCTGGGCGTCTGTGCTGATTGGCTCGCTGTTCACGCTTCTTGTTTGGTCGGTGTCGCCCTTAGCGGCCAAGGCTTTCAATAATCCGGCGCTCTCACCAGTCCTGAAGTGGATGAGCCTTTCATTTCTAATATCTGGGACATCCACGGCGTCTAACGCGGTGCTTCGCAGGGAGATGCGCTTCAAAGCAATCGCATTCACCGAGACGGTGGCCTACGTGGTGGGCTATGGAGGTGCGGTACTGCTGGCATTTCTTGGCCTGGGCGTGTGGTCGCTTGTTTTTGCCGGTCTGTGCCAGAGTGCCGTAGCGAGCGTCGCCTACAATGCGATTCGCAGAACAGTCTCTATGCCGGTCATTCGGCTCGCGCCTTACCGTGATCTTCTCGCGTTCGGCTCGTTGGTCTCCGTGATTTCGTTCTTCGAATTCCTGAATCAGAATCTGGACACGTTGACGGTCGGCAGATTTCTTGGCGCAACCAGCCTCGGATACTACAACCGCGCGTTGTCCGTGACGGGCATTCCTGTGTATTACCTCAGCACCAGTCTCTCGAAGGTAGTCATGCCATCGCTCAGCCGCCTTCAACACGATCTCAAGCGAGTCGGTCGTGCCTATTTGAGAATTATCGAGTTGTTCTCTGGAGTGGGGCTGCCGCTGGTTCTGGGTATGTCCGGGGCGGCTCGAGAAATCGTGGTCGTAGTCTTGGGGCCTCGCTGGGGGCCGACCATTCTGCCGATGCGGATTGTCGCAGTCGCTGCTGGTGCCTCCATGCTGTCGCACTTCGGCGGGATTCTCATGGAGGCTATTGCAAGGCTCCGTGTCAAGCTAGCTCTGAACATCTTCCAGATATGCGTTTTTGCCCTGCTGCTGCTCTTCCTTTCCAGACACGGACTTGCCGGTTACGCGGTCGCGTTCGCCTCTGCGCAAGTGCTACTCCTTGTCGTGCAGACTTGTGATGTTGTCAAGATCACGCACTTGGACTGGAGTGACTTGTTGAGGGTGTACAGGCCCGGCATGCTGGCTGGCGTGGCGAGCTGGGCGCTGCTCTATGCCGAGTCGGGGGCAGGGCGTGCCATTGGAGCTCCTGCCGGTCTTGTTCTGGCTTTACAAGTACTGTCCGGCTGTGCCGTGCTGTGTCTAGGAGGTCTGCTCGTGGACGGAGGCCGTTTGTACGGGGCTATGCGCCCACTCCTGCTCGAGTCCAAGTCTTCGATACTGTTGCGAGTGGTTGGCGTTGCTGACAGCGTTGCCATGAAGCAAAGACCACGTTCAAGCTGA